The Bifidobacterium animalis subsp. animalis ATCC 25527 genome has a segment encoding these proteins:
- a CDS encoding aldose 1-epimerase family protein produces the protein MGTRLNNEAINDDWSPMSALPPRTGQQFSISHGDYTAVIAQLGATLRVFRYQGDDVTVSTGPDDVVTCCVGRVLVPFPNRLEHGSYDFDGAHYQLPVNEPERDNAIHGFGMNYYWQIERLAEDSVTLSWRVPLTEGYPFSLQVFITYTLSDSGMRIDCDAVNNGDGPAPWAMAVHPWFSNGEDAYGDAIDAVTARCSIEIPANTHVLTNGNLIPTGTEAVDGTKFDFRTPTLLDQQPYDDALTDLDHDADGTVTAVFTRPDGRRVAIIGDESITSFQVCTASGFPEAIHPAGVAVEPQTAYANTFRTGIDLIEIAPGGTAHTTIRYQVLQ, from the coding sequence ATGGGCACACGTCTCAACAACGAGGCGATCAACGACGACTGGAGTCCCATGAGCGCACTTCCCCCTCGCACAGGCCAGCAATTCTCCATTTCACACGGCGATTACACCGCGGTGATCGCGCAGCTTGGCGCCACATTGCGCGTGTTCCGATACCAAGGCGACGACGTGACCGTGTCCACCGGTCCCGACGATGTGGTCACCTGCTGCGTCGGCCGCGTGCTCGTGCCGTTCCCGAACCGTCTCGAGCACGGCTCCTATGATTTCGACGGCGCGCACTACCAGCTTCCGGTGAACGAACCCGAGCGCGACAACGCAATCCACGGCTTCGGCATGAACTACTACTGGCAGATCGAACGACTCGCCGAGGATTCCGTCACACTCAGCTGGCGCGTGCCGCTCACTGAAGGATACCCGTTCTCGCTGCAGGTGTTCATCACCTACACGCTCTCAGATTCCGGCATGCGCATCGACTGCGACGCGGTGAACAACGGCGACGGTCCGGCACCGTGGGCAATGGCCGTGCACCCATGGTTCTCAAACGGCGAGGACGCCTACGGTGACGCCATCGACGCCGTCACTGCGCGCTGCAGCATCGAGATTCCCGCCAACACCCACGTGCTCACCAATGGGAACCTGATCCCGACCGGAACCGAAGCGGTGGATGGCACGAAATTCGATTTCCGCACACCCACGCTGCTCGACCAGCAACCGTACGACGACGCGCTGACCGACTTGGACCACGATGCCGATGGCACGGTGACCGCGGTATTCACGCGGCCTGACGGCCGACGGGTGGCAATCATCGGCGACGAGAGCATCACCTCGTTCCAGGTATGCACCGCAAGTGGCTTCCCGGAGGCGATCCACCCGGCCGGCGTCGCCGTGGAACCGCAGACCGCCTACGCGAACACGTTCCGCACAGGCATCGACCTCATCGAGATCGCTCCGGGAGGCACCGCGCATACGACGATTCGCTATCAGGTGCTTCAGTGA
- a CDS encoding 50S ribosomal protein bL37: protein MGMRGRKRKARRKKAANHGKRPNA, encoded by the coding sequence ATGGGTATGCGCGGACGTAAGCGTAAGGCTCGCCGTAAAAAGGCAGCAAATCACGGCAAAAGGCCAAATGCCTGA